Sequence from the Panicum virgatum strain AP13 chromosome 5N, P.virgatum_v5, whole genome shotgun sequence genome:
TTGACGGGCGCCGACGCGGACGCCGGCGGGCAGCACTGCAGGGGCGGGAGCGCGTCCGGCGGGAACTTGCCCCGGACGCACCGCTGGTCGGTCACGATGGCTCCGCTGCCGGTCCCGTTGGCGCCCGGCTGGGACAGCAATGGAGCGCCCCCGGAGGCGTCGCCGGCGCAGGAGAGGAGGTACGGGTCGAGGCCCGTGGCGGCGAGGATGCTCCTCGACAGCGACCGTGCGCACGGGCCCGTGGCGAGAGGGAGCagggcggtggccgcggcggcggcgagggcgcagAGGAGGAGTGCGCGGAGCGCCAGCAGGGCACGGTTGCTgccaccaccggccgccatggcgTCTCCGCTCTAACTCGCTCGTTGATCTGGCAGGCTGGCAGGTGGCAGCAATGGTGTGGGCAGAGGGACGACGCTTAAGCCCAGGGATTTATCACACCGTGTACCGGATATGGGGAGGCTGCGACTACGAGAGAGCGAAACGTGTGTAATCGCAACCTACCACAAATCGACGGCCAATCGCGATCGGCATTTGGCTGTTCCTACCTAGTACGTGCCTCGTGGTTTTGGTGGTTGCAACCAGGGTTCTCCTTTTCGTTTTTGGACCGAATCCCGCCATCcggcggaaacggaattccAGGCGAAATTTCGCTAAATTTCGGTAATTCCGACCGAAATGGGTTTTTGAATTCgaaaaacgaaatttcgttgCATTCCTACCGGAATTTCGGTTTTTCCGACCGGAATTTCGGTAATtttgaccgaaatttcggttttgTCACCGTAAAATGATGCAAATTAACAGAAAATGATGTGTACATatggaaaaattgaaaattttggcaaaatttcccctgattatgtgtatattgacagtttataatgcataacatatatataactccacaaaacaatgacaaatacaccatttaacacataactcatgtccaaagtccacacatacaacgtagtacatccaaagtccattacaattattacacataactcatgtccaaagtccacacatagaacgcaatacatccaaagtccattaGAATTGTTACAATCCAAAGATACAAAAGAGGCAAAGGCATAGTCCAGAATAATCCATGTAGCATATTCTctgcatttaaatatttatgtgaaataaattaaataagTAGAGGAAGCAAAACGTATAGATAATTTCTGTTGATAGGATAAGTACCTGCATTCTTCAGTCCTCAAATCTCTCTCCCGGTGGTCCCTCATACGGCTCGTCTGTTGGTGGCAAATACACGTACGTAGGTGGGTGATGTTGCAACTGTGGAGCTCCATATGGTAGGTAGCCGTGATAATCCAAATAAGGCAATGCTGCAACTGCCTGCGGAAGTGGCGGGTTCACCACCCCTGGTGGTGGCCACAGAAAGCCCCCTGCAGGGGGAGAAGTACTGTAAGGGTTGTAGTACTGACCACTGGAGGCAGAGTTGGAGCTATCTTCATCATATGCAAGTGGGCCCTGTCGACCATGTCGACTTGTCGATGTTGTTTGTCGTTGTGAAGTAGGTGCTCCATGATCTGTATCTTGTGTTGCATGGGTGAAGTCCTCCTCCCCAGTGAACCTTATAGTAGGAGATATACGATAACCACCACTTtcgccatcaccatcatcatcatcatcaccatcatcatcaccatcaccatcaccatcaccatcaccatcatcatcatcatcatcatcatcatcatcatcatcatcaccaatgTCCTCACCACCACTAGGCTCAGGTGTGGACCGTGTGGTATCGTCACTACCTAACTCCTCCTCAGTGCGTGGTTTCTTCCCTTTTCTCATTTCGGGACCAATCTTAGTCTTCTTTTTTCCCAGATGTGTGTCCCCAATTGTTTCTTCGGCCCATGTCTCCACATCTTCATCGTGACCATGAGAAGAGCCTATGTTAGTGAACATCTGGCTCGGCAATGGAGTGTCAGTGAAGTCAGAGTCTTCATCAAATGCTGGGTCTCCATTGGACCTTGATTGCTTCATCCAATCTTGAATTGCTGATGACTGCCGGTACAAAGAAAGATCCATGAAACTGCTAACTGGATCATAGTCATATGGATCGACCCCTCTAGTAGCACGTTGCAGACGCAAGCGGAGGTTGTAGTTCACAAAGACCAATTTATCCAATTTCTGGTGGCTCAACCTATTGCGCAGTTTGGTGTGGATGTAAGCAAAGGTGCTCCAGTTCCTTTCACATCCACTAGAGGCTGCACACTGCGACAACAAGCGTCGAGCGACCCTTTGCAACACTGGTGTATCTCCCCCAAATGTTGCCCACCAAGCAGCTGGTGAAGTTTTCCGGTCAATGGCCATTCGCCTAGCAATGTCACTAGAGAACTCACCTTGCTTCGTCCTGAATATTTCAAATTCCTGCAATGCAATTGCTGCTGAATTAGTATTCAACATTTTCTCCAGACCGTTGCGCATTACTGCCATGACTGTCTGTGATGTGCCCAAACTGTACTGCACGTAAGGGTTAAGAGCACAAGCAGTGGCCATATATGTGCCTGACATCACTGTGTTCATCCTTGCATCTATCACAGCCATGATCTTTTCAAACCGGGGGTAGTCATTGCTGAACTTGCTGGCATATGTTTGCCTCATGTTTTGATACTCCATTGTCACCTCACTCAAATTAGGTGTCTTGTCTGTGTCAGCAAATCTCAAAAACATGTACAGAGGCTCAACATCATTGATCACATACTCCATATTCGCCCACCATTGAAGACTTGTGATGCATTCGTAAATGTACCTTCCAGTTTCACTTTTGAAGTGGCGGGACCGTCGGAACTCAGGTGACACTAACCATGTCATGAACTGGTCCTTCTTCGTATAAATGCTTTCaaggaacatgtagttggtcCCAAATCTTGTtacattccacttgaccaactctCCTCCGATGGCTTCCCTCATCATGCTGTGTAAACTGTTGGAGTTGTAGAGCCAGCTGCAAATTCGTTGCGCGCTTCGAATACAAGCATCATGCTCCGGCCACATCCCTATGTCCTTCAGCATAAGGTTGATGGTATGGGCAaggcaaggctgccatgcaatgGTAGGGAACTCATGACATATAATTTTGCAGGCTTTTTTGTAGTTCGAACCATTATCCGTGACAAGCTGAATCACATTGTGAGGCTCCACTTTCATGACCACTGCTCGTATCTCCTGCACAACATTGCCAATGTGATATGCGTATGGTCCTATATTTTATGCCAAGGTGAGAACAATGCTTCGATACATGGACATACCTTCAACAAGTATTGATGGTCCTGTATTTTGTCGGACGCATTGATGGACTTCAAGAAATACATGGTGCCACCGCTATACACCAAGAAATTAATGACCGAGTTACGCATAGGCCCCGTCCACGAATCACACATGATTGTGACTCCACATTCATCCCACTCGTTCTTCCACTTCTCTATCTCTTTCTCTATCTCCTTCACATTCTcatccaaatattttccatctATCTCCCTCCCTGATGGTATTTTGATTCCAACACATGCGGTCATAGAAGAGAAAGCATTAAGATCACAATGAAGGATATGTAATGTAGCTCAAAATATACATTGTTACCTTGTTTCTGGGTCTCCACGATCGCAGCTTTAAAGTATGGGTCATCGACTTTCCGGCCGGGAATACCGACAGCATGGCACGCCTTCGCCCATGCCCTCCCTAGAAGCTCTCTTGATGTCCTCCCCTTGACAGTCCATGGGCCGGTATCAATCCTTTGCTGCCGTGGACCACTGCTCAACCCTAGATGGTAGTCCCTAACCCTCTCGGGGACTTGTGACTGGCTCCTTCTGAACATCGAAGGCAGCGGTCCACCACTGCCTCCAACACCACCACCCGATCCGCCACCCCTATCATATCGTGGCCCGGCTTGCTGCATAAATTCATACTCTTGGCGGGACTGGTGTAAGGCCGCTTGTAGTTCTGCATCCTCGTCGAGCCCCTGGCCTTCCTCTTTCTCTAGATCAATGTGCGGCCCCCTTGCAGATTGGTCCCTCAGCAGCTTTTCTCGGGCCCTTGCTTTAGCTCTAGCCTTGTTCCTGTCCAACTGCTCACTAAAGAAGGCCTTAACTTCGGCTGGAACCGAAGGGCAGTCCTTCACATCTTTCCCCCTATGTGCCAAATGCTCTTTGAACCTTGTTGCTCCTCCCCCACTCTTCTCCTCCCTGCAATACTTGCATTTGAAACCACCCCTGATCTTTTGGCCATGCTCCCACACTAGGTCTGGCATTGTCCTacaattacagaaaaatagTAAGGTGTAAGTTCATGAATAACACATGAAGTAGCAACTCATGTTCTTTTTGATGAATACCTACTAACAACCCATGAATATCACATAAACTAACAATTCATTAAAACTACCAATTCATACATTGAGACTAACATGAAAAAATTCATACATATCAACTAACTGATTTTTTCTATGCTTTCTATGTCACTTGGTCTCTAGAATCTCAAATCAACTAACTTAGATCGACATCAACAAGCATCAACATAAAAAAAACCTTCTCATACCTTAGTTCCCGGAGCCGAGGCGAAATCCGGTCGGTTTCACCGGTTTTCCGCCGAAACCGCACCGAAATCCGCCCGGATTACGGATCCATTCCGACAGCGTCTCCAGGGAACGGTATCCGCTACACCCCGCCCGGATTTCGCCGCCTTtccgccgaaatttcggtgcgGGGAGGCGAAAAtcgctgccggcggcggaggggaccaGAGAGGAGACCGTGGTGGGGAAAAAAGAGCTCGGGCGACCGTCACCCCTCACGCTGACGAGCAGATAAGGTATACCTTGTTAACGGGTTAACGGGTCCACTCATCGTTAACGGGTCCGAACTCATTTAGTGATTTTAACCAATCAAATCAACTTATATTTGAACGATTTCAAGTGATAGTCGCTCAAAAAtgcacctagttttttatcataattttttcatattttttttacaaatttttttgaatttttgaatttcgaaACGAAATTCACCGAAAAGTAGCGAAATTTctcttcccggtaactagcggaaacggaattTTTTCcggaatttcgccgaaattccgCCGAAATTGTGAACCTTGGTTGCAACAGCAGAACACGTTTGCCATTGCCAACGCTTTTCACGAAACCAAAAAGGACATCTTGCCAGCGTGCTGCCTCGGCCTGGGGCCTGCTGCACTGCACGGCACTGCACTGTACCTGCATGCATGCCCTACCAC
This genomic interval carries:
- the LOC120674998 gene encoding uncharacterized protein LOC120674998, with protein sequence MPDLVWEHGQKIRGGFKCKYCREEKSGGGATRFKEHLAHRGKDVKDCPSVPAEVKAFFSEQLDRNKARAKARAREKLLRDQSARGPHIDLEKEEGQGLDEDAELQAALHQSRQEYEFMQQAGPRYDRGGGSGGGVGGSGGPLPSMFRRSQSQVPERVRDYHLGLSSGPRQQRIDTGPWTVKGRTSRELLGRAWAKACHAVGIPGRKVDDPYFKAAIVETQKQGREIDGKYLDENVKEIEKEIEKWKNEWDECGVTIMCDSWTGPMRNSVINFLVYSGGTMYFLKSINASDKIQDHQYLLKEIRAVVMKVEPHNVIQLVTDNGSNYKKACKIICHEFPTIAWQPCLAHTINLMLKDIGMWPEHDACIRSAQRICSWLYNSNSLHSMMREAIGGELVKWNVTRFGTNYMFLESIYTKKDQFMTWLVSPEFRRSRHFKSETGRYIYECITSLQWWANMEYVINDVEPLYMFLRFADTDKTPNLSEVTMEYQNMRQTYASKFSNDYPRFEKIMAVIDARMNTVMSGTYMATACALNPYVQYSLGTSQTVMAVMRNGLEKMLNTNSAAIALQEFEIFRTKQVISNSRLDEAIKVQWRPSI